The Lysinibacillus pakistanensis genome includes a window with the following:
- a CDS encoding mandelate racemase/muconate lactonizing enzyme family protein produces the protein MKIQQVEIFAIHLPLIEPFVISYATYDSMPSIILKVTTDTGIIGYGEAVPDEHVTGETWESTYAVLKNQLVPAIIGANPLEFEKIHDKMNKIVKDVPAAKAAIDIACFDIAGKALQVPVYQLLGGRYHEKFPITHVLSIGTPEAMADEAADRVEMGYRSFKMKVGTEVVRDVARIKAVRERVGDNIAIRVDVNQGWGNASTTLQGLRAMKDLNIDWLEQPVDSEDIDGMVEIKSKSDVTLMIDEGLRGVREMREIIAKRAADKVNIKLMKCGGIYPAMKLAVMAEMAGIECQVGSMVESSVGSAAGFHVAFSKKIMTSVELTGPLKFSKDVGNLHYDVPFICLKEKSGLGIDVDEEILKELCKFSTVVTA, from the coding sequence ATGAAAATCCAACAAGTAGAAATTTTTGCAATTCATTTACCATTAATTGAACCATTCGTTATTAGCTATGCTACATATGACTCAATGCCTTCTATTATTTTAAAGGTTACGACAGATACCGGTATTATAGGCTATGGCGAAGCAGTGCCAGATGAGCATGTAACAGGGGAAACATGGGAAAGCACATATGCTGTTTTAAAAAATCAGCTAGTTCCTGCGATTATTGGAGCGAATCCACTTGAATTTGAAAAAATCCACGATAAAATGAATAAAATTGTCAAGGATGTACCTGCCGCAAAAGCTGCGATTGATATAGCTTGTTTTGATATTGCTGGGAAAGCACTGCAGGTTCCAGTATATCAGCTGTTAGGTGGACGTTATCATGAGAAATTCCCAATCACACATGTGTTGAGCATTGGAACGCCAGAAGCTATGGCAGATGAGGCAGCAGATCGAGTAGAAATGGGCTATCGTTCATTTAAAATGAAGGTAGGAACAGAAGTTGTACGTGATGTTGCCCGTATTAAAGCGGTGCGTGAACGGGTAGGAGATAACATTGCCATTCGAGTAGATGTTAATCAAGGATGGGGGAATGCATCTACTACATTACAAGGTTTACGTGCAATGAAAGACTTAAATATAGATTGGTTAGAGCAGCCAGTAGATAGTGAGGATATTGACGGAATGGTTGAGATTAAGTCAAAATCCGATGTTACACTAATGATTGATGAAGGACTTCGTGGCGTACGTGAGATGCGTGAAATTATTGCAAAGCGTGCAGCAGACAAAGTAAATATAAAACTAATGAAATGTGGTGGCATTTATCCTGCTATGAAGCTAGCGGTAATGGCTGAAATGGCAGGCATTGAGTGCCAGGTTGGTTCAATGGTAGAATCATCTGTTGGCTCAGCAGCAGGCTTCCATGTGGCATTCTCTAAAAAAATTATGACAAGTGTAGAATTAACAGGTCCATTAAAATTCTCTAAGGATGTTGGAAACCTACATTATGATGTTCCATTCATCTGTTTAAAGGAGAAATCAGGTTTAGGTATAGATGTAGATGAAGAGATTCTTAAAGAATTATGTAAATTTTCAACGGTTGTAACGGCCTAA
- a CDS encoding amidohydrolase: MSDIVTLEESIFQWFDHFHKFPEVSWKEFETTKKIASILDELNVSYRLLGDVPGLIAEIGTGDEIVAVRADIDALWQEVDGKWQANHSCGHDANMTMVLGALLLLKDLPLQHRVRFIFQPAEELGNGACAAYDRGAVEGVSHLFGVHLRPIEELPLGKVSPAIHHGAAYFLEGTIHGIDAHGARPHQGKNAIDVIMAVQQMLNSIHLSPFEPHSAKLTKIIADGGSTNIIPGNASFSMDIRAQQNQQLELLRSRIESGLKAIQLQFEIDMDWKWIDYTPGAEVSPIAARMAKEAIIETLGEEHLADEITTPGSDDFHFYTVKKPELKAAMIGIGANLTPGLHHPKMTFERSALIDAAKVLACVLEKKPKSE, from the coding sequence ATGTCAGATATTGTAACGTTAGAAGAATCAATATTTCAATGGTTTGATCATTTTCATAAATTTCCTGAGGTAAGCTGGAAGGAATTTGAGACAACTAAAAAAATTGCGTCCATACTAGACGAATTAAATGTGTCATATCGTTTATTAGGCGATGTGCCTGGATTAATTGCTGAAATTGGGACAGGGGATGAGATCGTTGCTGTTAGAGCAGATATTGATGCTTTGTGGCAAGAGGTAGATGGGAAATGGCAGGCGAATCACTCTTGTGGTCATGATGCAAATATGACAATGGTTCTTGGTGCATTATTACTACTTAAAGATCTGCCCTTGCAACATCGTGTTCGGTTTATTTTTCAACCTGCTGAAGAACTAGGAAATGGAGCCTGTGCAGCCTATGATCGTGGAGCAGTTGAAGGGGTATCGCATTTATTCGGTGTACATTTAAGACCGATTGAAGAATTGCCACTTGGAAAGGTTTCTCCAGCCATCCATCATGGTGCAGCTTATTTTTTAGAGGGAACAATTCATGGTATAGATGCACATGGTGCAAGACCACATCAAGGTAAGAATGCTATTGATGTGATTATGGCTGTTCAACAAATGCTGAACAGTATTCATCTATCACCGTTTGAACCACATTCTGCAAAACTAACAAAAATTATTGCAGATGGCGGTAGTACAAATATTATTCCGGGTAATGCTAGCTTTTCGATGGATATTCGCGCACAGCAAAATCAACAGCTCGAATTACTCCGAAGTCGTATTGAGTCTGGTTTAAAAGCTATACAGTTACAGTTTGAAATTGATATGGACTGGAAGTGGATTGATTACACGCCAGGTGCTGAAGTTTCACCAATTGCAGCAAGAATGGCGAAAGAGGCAATCATTGAAACGTTAGGTGAGGAGCATTTGGCGGATGAAATCACTACACCAGGTAGCGATGATTTCCATTTCTACACGGTGAAAAAACCAGAACTAAAAGCGGCGATGATTGGTATTGGGGCTAATTTGACACCAGGATTACATCATCCTAAGATGACCTTTGAGCGTAGTGCGCTGATCGATGCTGCAAAAGTACTTGCTTGTGTATTAGAAAAAAAACCAAAATCTGAATAA
- a CDS encoding GNAT family N-acetyltransferase encodes MEKIYEGMLGETPFYVTTLDLHHLQEIENLQVEVYESLVDQSILQPLTSEEFEYILKGNGMMIGAYVGQDLIAFRALLNPPIDNEHLGYDCGITEDAFNRVLYQEISNVSPKYRGFGLQKILANIIMRQIDLSKYDYVCSTVKPYNIPSLKDKFAQGLVVKGLKIKYVDKLRYIFFKDLRQELPIFKEKKTISMDDTVGQQQLLKQGYTGTSMYEDQNDWLVVYEK; translated from the coding sequence ATGGAAAAAATCTATGAAGGAATGCTTGGAGAAACACCGTTTTATGTAACAACCCTAGATCTTCACCATTTACAAGAAATTGAGAATTTACAAGTTGAGGTTTATGAATCGTTAGTTGACCAAAGTATTTTACAGCCACTTACTTCTGAAGAATTTGAATATATTTTAAAAGGCAATGGCATGATGATAGGTGCTTATGTTGGGCAGGACCTAATAGCCTTCCGTGCGCTCTTAAATCCTCCTATAGATAATGAGCATCTTGGCTATGATTGTGGGATTACGGAGGATGCATTCAATCGTGTTTTATATCAAGAAATCTCGAATGTTTCTCCTAAATACCGCGGCTTTGGCTTACAAAAAATATTAGCCAATATTATAATGAGGCAGATTGATTTATCGAAATATGATTACGTTTGCTCTACTGTTAAGCCGTATAATATTCCTAGCTTAAAGGATAAATTCGCGCAAGGTTTAGTGGTGAAAGGATTAAAGATTAAGTACGTTGATAAATTACGCTATATTTTCTTTAAAGATTTACGACAGGAGCTACCAATTTTTAAAGAAAAGAAAACAATATCGATGGATGATACGGTTGGTCAACAGCAACTTTTAAAACAGGGTTATACTGGTACTTCCATGTATGAAGACCAAAATGATTGGCTTGTTGTTTATGAAAAGTAA
- the nhaC gene encoding Na+/H+ antiporter NhaC yields the protein MKKEINALWALLTFAIMIITMLITVVVLEQSPHVPLLVGTTVAAIVAKLHGFKWMEIEEMMYKGIRLALPAIVIIILVGLTIGAWIGGGVVATMIYYGLKLISPAWFLVTIMLLCSIVSLAIGSSWSTMATIGVAGMGIGLSMGIPAAMIAGAVISGAYFGDKMSPLSDTTNLAAGLTGTDLFDHIKHMLYTTIPALVIALVVFGIMGRKFADVSMKSEEILTTLKVMEESFVISPLLLLVPVGVIVLVAKKVPAIPALIIGIVSGFLLQIFVQGGSAASAVQALQAGFEISTGNHMVDDLFNRGGLDSMMNTVSMTIVAMTFGGILEYSGMLKALMNVIVKFAKSTGSLVASTIAACITTNATCSEQYISIVVPSRMFAGVYQQRGLHSKNLSRALEDGGTLTSVFFPWNTCGVFILATLGVSAMEYAPYAILNFTVPIISIIYAYIGFAIVKLTPEEIAEAEKRKKEQEINDANMAVVE from the coding sequence ATGAAAAAAGAAATTAATGCTCTTTGGGCACTTTTAACTTTTGCAATTATGATTATTACGATGCTTATTACAGTAGTTGTATTAGAGCAAAGTCCTCACGTACCTCTTCTTGTTGGCACAACAGTAGCAGCAATTGTTGCCAAATTACATGGATTTAAGTGGATGGAAATTGAGGAAATGATGTATAAGGGCATACGTCTAGCTTTACCAGCAATTGTCATTATTATTTTAGTAGGTTTGACAATCGGTGCATGGATTGGTGGCGGTGTCGTAGCAACAATGATTTATTATGGCTTAAAATTAATTTCTCCAGCATGGTTCTTAGTAACAATTATGCTGTTATGTTCAATCGTTTCATTGGCGATTGGTAGCTCATGGTCTACAATGGCAACAATCGGTGTTGCTGGAATGGGGATTGGCTTAAGTATGGGAATTCCGGCAGCAATGATTGCTGGAGCTGTTATTTCAGGTGCATATTTTGGCGATAAGATGTCGCCTTTATCCGATACGACCAATCTTGCAGCAGGTTTAACCGGGACAGACCTTTTTGATCATATTAAGCACATGCTTTACACAACAATTCCGGCTCTTGTCATTGCGCTTGTTGTCTTTGGCATTATGGGAAGAAAATTTGCAGATGTCTCTATGAAGTCAGAAGAAATTTTAACAACTTTAAAAGTAATGGAGGAAAGCTTTGTTATTTCTCCTTTACTATTACTTGTTCCAGTTGGTGTTATTGTATTAGTTGCAAAAAAAGTGCCAGCAATTCCTGCTTTAATTATTGGGATTGTTTCAGGTTTCTTACTACAAATTTTTGTACAAGGTGGTTCAGCAGCAAGTGCTGTACAAGCATTACAGGCTGGATTTGAAATTTCTACAGGTAATCACATGGTGGATGATTTATTTAACCGTGGTGGCTTAGACTCAATGATGAATACGGTTTCAATGACAATCGTAGCGATGACGTTTGGTGGTATTTTAGAATACTCCGGCATGTTAAAAGCGCTTATGAACGTTATTGTGAAATTTGCTAAATCTACAGGTAGTCTAGTTGCTTCAACGATAGCAGCTTGTATCACAACGAATGCTACATGTTCTGAGCAATATATTTCGATTGTAGTACCTTCACGTATGTTTGCAGGTGTTTATCAACAACGTGGTTTACATTCTAAAAACCTATCTCGTGCGTTAGAGGATGGGGGAACATTAACGTCCGTATTCTTCCCTTGGAATACTTGTGGTGTGTTTATTTTAGCAACATTAGGCGTAAGTGCTATGGAATATGCACCATATGCGATTCTTAACTTCACTGTACCTATTATTTCAATTATCTATGCTTATATCGGGTTTGCAATAGTAAAACTAACTCCTGAAGAAATTGCAGAGGCAGAGAAGCGTAAAAAGGAGCAAGAAATAAACGATGCGAATATGGCGGTAGTGGAATAA